A window of the Natronomonas salina genome harbors these coding sequences:
- a CDS encoding 50S ribosomal protein L22 — MGISYSIDADPDTTAKAMLRERHMSHKHSKEIAREIKGKTAGEAVEYLEAVVDEERSVPFKSHNTGVGHRNDIDGWDAGRYPNKASKAFLDLLENAINNADHQGFEGEAMTIAHVAAHKVGESPGQKPRAFGRASPWNTPQVDVELVLETEEEGDE; from the coding sequence ATGGGAATCAGCTACTCAATCGACGCGGATCCGGACACGACGGCGAAAGCCATGCTCCGGGAGCGTCACATGAGCCACAAGCACAGCAAGGAGATCGCCCGCGAGATCAAGGGCAAGACGGCCGGCGAGGCCGTCGAGTACCTGGAGGCGGTCGTCGACGAAGAGCGGTCGGTTCCCTTCAAGTCCCACAACACCGGTGTCGGTCACCGCAACGACATCGACGGCTGGGACGCGGGCCGGTACCCGAACAAGGCGTCGAAGGCGTTCCTCGACCTGCTCGAGAACGCCATCAACAACGCCGACCACCAGGGCTTCGAGGGCGAGGCGATGACCATCGCGCACGTCGCGGCGCACAAGGTCGGGGAGTCCCCCGGCCAGAAGCCGCGGGCGTTCGGTCGTGCCTCCCCCTGGAACACCCCGCAGGTCGACGTCGAACTCGTCCTCGAGACCGAGGAGGAGGGTGACGAATAA
- a CDS encoding 50S ribosomal protein L14 — protein MEALNADVTQGLEKGSLITCADNTGARELKVISISGYSGTKNRHPKAGLGDKVTVSVTKGTPEMRRQVLEAVIIRQRKPVRRPDGTRVKFEDNAAVIVDENEDPRGTELKGPIAREVAERFGSIASTATIIV, from the coding sequence ATGGAGGCGCTGAACGCCGACGTCACGCAGGGCCTCGAGAAGGGGTCGCTGATCACCTGCGCCGACAACACGGGCGCCCGGGAGCTGAAGGTCATCTCGATCTCCGGCTACTCCGGCACCAAGAACCGCCACCCGAAGGCGGGCCTCGGTGACAAGGTGACCGTCTCGGTCACCAAGGGCACCCCGGAGATGCGGCGACAGGTCCTCGAGGCGGTCATCATCCGCCAGCGCAAGCCGGTCCGGCGGCCGGACGGCACGCGCGTGAAGTTCGAGGACAACGCGGCGGTCATCGTCGACGAGAACGAGGACCCCCGCGGGACCGAACTGAAGGGCCCCATCGCTCGCGAGGTCGCAGAGCGGTTCGGGAGCATCGCCAGCACGGCGACCATCATCGTATAG
- a CDS encoding ribonuclease P protein component 1: protein MTPESLVRHELAGLDVAVEDSPNPDLVGVAGRVVDETMHTLLVATGEGVKQVPKADATFRFDLDDATVLVDGDRLVARPARRTETNGGSLWQ, encoded by the coding sequence ATGACTCCCGAATCGCTCGTCCGCCACGAACTCGCCGGACTCGACGTCGCCGTCGAGGACTCGCCCAATCCCGACCTCGTCGGGGTAGCCGGGCGCGTCGTCGACGAGACGATGCACACGTTGCTCGTGGCGACGGGCGAGGGAGTCAAGCAGGTGCCGAAGGCCGACGCGACGTTCCGGTTCGACCTAGACGACGCCACAGTGCTCGTCGACGGTGACCGACTCGTCGCCCGGCCCGCCCGGCGCACCGAAACGAATGGAGGTTCACTATGGCAATAG
- a CDS encoding 50S ribosomal protein L23 yields MTLKHPLVTEKAMNAMDFDNKLQFICDTGASKGEIAEAVEQQFDVSVASVNTQNTMNGEKKATVELGEGDDAQEVASRIGVF; encoded by the coding sequence ATGACGCTGAAGCACCCGCTCGTCACCGAGAAGGCCATGAACGCCATGGACTTCGACAACAAGCTGCAGTTCATCTGCGACACCGGCGCCAGCAAGGGCGAGATCGCCGAGGCCGTCGAGCAGCAGTTCGACGTCTCGGTCGCCTCGGTCAACACGCAGAACACGATGAACGGCGAGAAGAAAGCAACCGTCGAACTCGGGGAAGGCGACGACGCACAGGAAGTCGCCTCCCGGATCGGGGTGTTCTGA
- a CDS encoding 50S ribosomal protein L2 — MGRRIQGQRRGRGTSTFRAPSHRYKADLSYRNVEDSDVVSGEVVGIEHDPARSAPLADVQFEDEDRRLVLAPEGVTVGDTIQIGVSAEIAPGNTMPLAEIPEGVPVCNVERQPGDGGKFARASGVSATLLTHDRNAAVVQLPSGEMRRLSPECRATIGVVAGGGRTEKPFVKAGNKHHKMKARGTKYPRVRGVAMNAVDHPFGGGGRQHPGKPKSISRNAPPGRKVGDIASKRTGRGGKGGRE; from the coding sequence GTGGGACGCAGAATCCAGGGTCAGCGACGTGGCCGCGGGACGTCGACGTTCCGCGCGCCGTCGCACCGATACAAGGCGGACCTCTCGTACCGCAACGTCGAGGACTCGGACGTCGTCTCCGGCGAGGTCGTCGGCATCGAGCACGACCCCGCGCGGTCGGCGCCGCTGGCCGACGTGCAGTTCGAGGACGAGGACCGCCGGCTCGTGCTCGCCCCCGAGGGCGTCACGGTCGGCGACACGATCCAGATCGGCGTCTCCGCCGAGATCGCACCCGGCAACACGATGCCGCTGGCGGAGATCCCGGAGGGCGTCCCGGTGTGCAACGTCGAGCGCCAGCCCGGCGACGGGGGCAAGTTCGCCCGCGCCTCCGGCGTGAGCGCGACGCTGCTCACCCACGACCGCAACGCCGCGGTCGTCCAGCTGCCGAGCGGCGAGATGCGCCGGCTGTCCCCGGAGTGCCGCGCCACGATCGGCGTGGTCGCCGGCGGCGGTCGGACGGAGAAGCCGTTCGTGAAGGCCGGCAACAAGCACCACAAGATGAAAGCGCGCGGGACGAAGTACCCGCGAGTCCGCGGTGTCGCGATGAACGCCGTCGACCACCCCTTCGGTGGCGGCGGCCGACAGCACCCCGGCAAACCTAAGAGCATCTCCCGGAACGCGCCCCCGGGCCGCAAGGTCGGCGACATCGCCTCCAAGCGGACCGGACGCGGCGGCAAAGGAGGTAGAGAATGA
- the rplX gene encoding 50S ribosomal protein L24, translating into MTRQPTKQRNRQERAALHDKQKQVRAPLSPDLREEYGQRSVRVNVGDTVEVQRGDFAGETGEVVDVDLRAAEINVEDVTLETADGEEVPRSLEASNVQVTDLDLSDDVREARLEEDNE; encoded by the coding sequence ATGACACGACAACCAACCAAACAGCGCAACCGACAGGAGCGCGCCGCGCTGCACGACAAGCAGAAGCAGGTCCGCGCGCCGCTGTCGCCCGACCTCCGCGAGGAGTACGGCCAGCGGTCCGTCCGCGTCAACGTGGGCGACACGGTCGAGGTCCAGCGCGGCGACTTCGCCGGCGAGACCGGCGAGGTCGTCGACGTCGACCTCCGTGCCGCGGAGATCAACGTCGAGGACGTGACGCTGGAGACGGCGGACGGCGAGGAGGTTCCCCGTTCGCTCGAGGCCAGCAACGTCCAGGTCACCGACCTGGACCTCTCCGACGACGTGCGCGAGGCGCGCCTCGAGGAGGACAACGAATGA
- a CDS encoding 50S ribosomal protein L3, giving the protein MPQPSRPRKGSMGFSPRSRAASEVPRFNSWPDDEGQPGLQGFAGYKAGMSHVVSINDEPNSPREGQEETVPVTVVETPPMRAVAVRAYEDTPYGQRPLTEVWTDDVHDDLERALSVPEGQSGDAESEIRDALDEGALGDVRVITHTVPSQLSSVPKKRPDVMETRVGGGSLDERVDFAFDLVDEGGEHSVTDVFRAGEYADVAGVTKGKGTQGPVKRWGVQKRKGKHARQGWRRRIGNLGPWNPSRVRSTVPQQGQTGYHQRTELNKRLVDLGDDDVTPDGGFVNYGEVDGSYALVKGSVPGPDKRLVRFRPAVRPADQPRLDPEVRYVSTASNQG; this is encoded by the coding sequence ATGCCACAACCAAGCAGACCACGCAAAGGCTCGATGGGCTTCAGCCCCCGCAGCCGTGCGGCCAGTGAGGTCCCGCGATTCAACTCCTGGCCGGACGACGAGGGACAGCCCGGGCTCCAGGGTTTCGCCGGCTACAAGGCCGGTATGAGCCACGTCGTTTCGATCAACGACGAGCCCAACTCCCCCCGCGAGGGTCAGGAGGAGACCGTCCCGGTGACCGTCGTCGAGACGCCACCGATGCGGGCTGTAGCCGTCCGAGCTTACGAAGACACGCCGTACGGGCAGCGTCCACTGACCGAGGTCTGGACCGACGACGTCCACGACGACCTCGAGCGGGCGCTCTCCGTACCTGAAGGACAGTCCGGCGACGCCGAAAGCGAGATCCGCGATGCACTCGACGAGGGTGCCCTCGGGGACGTGCGGGTCATCACCCACACGGTCCCGAGCCAGCTTTCGAGCGTCCCGAAGAAACGCCCCGACGTGATGGAGACGCGCGTCGGCGGCGGCTCGCTGGACGAGCGCGTCGACTTCGCGTTCGACCTCGTCGACGAGGGCGGGGAACACTCCGTGACGGACGTGTTCCGCGCCGGCGAGTACGCCGACGTCGCGGGCGTCACGAAGGGCAAAGGCACGCAGGGTCCCGTCAAGCGATGGGGCGTCCAGAAGCGGAAGGGCAAGCACGCCCGACAGGGCTGGCGCCGACGCATCGGCAACCTCGGCCCCTGGAACCCCTCGCGCGTCCGGTCGACCGTCCCCCAGCAGGGACAGACCGGCTACCACCAGCGTACGGAGCTGAACAAGCGGCTCGTCGACCTCGGCGACGACGACGTCACCCCGGACGGTGGCTTCGTCAACTACGGCGAGGTCGACGGTTCGTACGCGCTGGTGAAGGGCTCCGTTCCGGGCCCCGACAAGCGCCTCGTGCGCTTCCGCCCGGCGGTGCGACCTGCAGACCAGCCGCGCCTCGACCCCGAGGTTCGGTACGTCTCAACCGCCTCCAACCAGGGATAA
- a CDS encoding putative RNA uridine N3 methyltransferase yields MTRSVLVPSSLTREAEDKREATRKLGYVARAAVIFRVDRLVVYPDSGGDDGRFGDGFVSTVLSYAATAPYLRKEAWSRRDELEYAGILPPLRVRSQTGSGSDGSGSLRQGIVTEVGSDGRVRVNCGLQHPISLPVPPSMEVAEGERVTIRVSSREPVRAKLVDEPLPGFSVERATIADALTRPDAGVRIAASRHGEVLTVDRLGQLVERTTSDGLTVAFGAPERGLPEVLDCQPGEETIDDDEPTARFDLWLNTVPNQGSEVVRTEEALFATLAPLTLE; encoded by the coding sequence ATGACACGCAGCGTGCTCGTGCCGTCGTCTCTGACCCGGGAGGCCGAGGACAAACGCGAGGCGACTCGCAAGCTCGGCTACGTCGCACGCGCGGCGGTCATCTTCCGGGTGGATCGGCTCGTCGTCTACCCCGATTCCGGGGGCGACGACGGCCGGTTCGGCGACGGGTTCGTCAGCACCGTGCTGTCGTACGCCGCCACGGCTCCGTACCTCCGAAAGGAGGCGTGGAGCAGGCGGGACGAACTAGAGTACGCGGGCATCCTGCCGCCGCTCCGCGTCCGTTCACAGACCGGCTCCGGATCGGACGGTTCGGGGTCGTTAAGACAGGGAATCGTGACCGAGGTCGGATCTGACGGGCGCGTCCGGGTCAATTGCGGACTGCAACACCCGATCTCCCTCCCCGTCCCTCCATCGATGGAGGTCGCGGAGGGGGAGCGCGTCACCATCAGGGTCTCTTCGAGAGAACCGGTTCGCGCGAAACTCGTGGACGAACCCCTTCCGGGGTTCTCCGTCGAGCGTGCGACCATCGCGGACGCCCTCACCCGCCCCGACGCCGGCGTACGGATCGCCGCGTCGCGGCACGGCGAGGTGCTGACGGTCGACCGTCTCGGCCAGCTGGTCGAGCGGACGACGTCCGACGGACTGACAGTCGCCTTCGGCGCCCCCGAACGGGGGCTGCCGGAGGTTCTGGACTGCCAGCCCGGCGAGGAGACCATCGACGACGACGAACCCACAGCGCGGTTCGACCTTTGGCTCAATACGGTTCCGAACCAGGGTAGCGAGGTCGTGCGGACGGAGGAGGCTCTGTTCGCCACTCTCGCGCCCCTCACACTGGAGTGA
- a CDS encoding 30S ribosomal protein S19 — MSSEYQIGHEGEFSFRGHTLDELQDMELDEVAELLPARQRRTIARGLSVEKQKLLEKARNAEEEETANDPIRTHLRDMPILPEFVGLTFAVYNGQSFERVEVEPEMLGHYLGEFQLTRTSVEHGQAGIGATRSSKFVPLK; from the coding sequence ATGAGTTCGGAATACCAGATCGGCCACGAGGGGGAGTTCTCCTTCCGTGGTCACACGCTCGACGAGCTGCAGGACATGGAGCTCGACGAGGTCGCGGAACTGCTGCCCGCACGCCAGCGGCGAACCATCGCGCGGGGCCTCTCCGTCGAGAAGCAGAAGCTGCTCGAGAAGGCACGGAACGCCGAGGAGGAGGAGACCGCGAACGACCCGATCCGGACGCACCTGCGGGACATGCCGATCCTGCCGGAGTTCGTCGGACTCACGTTCGCGGTGTACAACGGCCAGAGCTTCGAGCGCGTCGAGGTCGAACCCGAGATGCTCGGGCACTACCTCGGCGAGTTCCAGCTGACTCGCACGTCCGTCGAACACGGACAGGCAGGAATCGGGGCCACCCGCTCCTCGAAGTTCGTACCGCTCAAGTAA
- a CDS encoding 30S ribosomal protein S3 has protein sequence MADEHQFIENGLQRTQIDEFFSDELSRAGYGGMDVAKTPMGTQIVLKAEKPGMVIGKGGKNIRKITTELEERFDLDDPQIDVQEVDEPDLNAQIVADRLANALERGWYFRKAGHTTIDRIMDSGALGAEIVLSGKVTGARSRVEKFNRGYIKHNGEPAEEIVDHGIGTAVMKLGTIGVQVKIIPPNAELPDDFEVYEDMEVEDFVEEPEGDVEELLEEPDEADEPDAATGTEAEGAEARGEAEEAADIEEEVVEEEIVQSEAADESDAGQTKSGVSETAAQESDEDIDDLEDAEEDLDEDVAAEAEELVAEMEGEGDADADEEGE, from the coding sequence ATGGCCGACGAACACCAGTTCATCGAGAACGGGCTCCAGCGGACCCAGATCGACGAGTTCTTCTCGGACGAGCTGAGCCGCGCGGGCTACGGCGGCATGGACGTCGCCAAGACGCCGATGGGCACCCAGATCGTGCTCAAGGCCGAGAAGCCCGGCATGGTCATCGGCAAGGGCGGGAAGAACATCCGGAAGATCACGACGGAACTCGAGGAGCGGTTCGACCTCGACGACCCACAGATCGACGTCCAGGAGGTGGACGAGCCGGACCTGAACGCCCAGATCGTCGCCGACCGGCTGGCCAACGCCCTCGAGCGCGGCTGGTACTTCCGGAAGGCGGGCCACACGACCATCGACCGCATCATGGACTCCGGCGCCCTCGGCGCCGAGATCGTCCTCAGCGGGAAGGTCACGGGCGCCCGCTCGCGCGTCGAGAAGTTCAATCGCGGGTACATCAAGCACAACGGCGAACCCGCCGAGGAGATCGTCGACCACGGTATCGGGACGGCGGTCATGAAGCTCGGCACCATCGGCGTCCAGGTGAAGATCATCCCGCCGAACGCCGAACTCCCCGACGACTTCGAGGTCTACGAGGACATGGAGGTCGAGGACTTCGTCGAGGAACCCGAGGGCGACGTCGAGGAGCTCCTCGAGGAGCCCGACGAGGCCGACGAACCCGACGCGGCCACCGGCACCGAGGCCGAGGGCGCGGAGGCCCGCGGCGAGGCCGAGGAGGCCGCCGACATCGAGGAGGAGGTCGTCGAAGAGGAGATCGTCCAGTCGGAGGCGGCCGACGAGTCCGACGCCGGCCAGACGAAGTCCGGCGTCTCGGAGACGGCGGCCCAGGAGTCCGACGAGGACATCGACGACCTCGAGGACGCCGAGGAGGACCTCGACGAGGACGTCGCCGCCGAGGCGGAGGAACTCGTCGCCGAGATGGAGGGCGAGGGAGACGCGGACGCCGACGAGGAGGGTGAGTGA
- the rpl4p gene encoding 50S ribosomal protein L4 produces MNATVRDLDGDDAGEVDLPDVFETPYRPDLIKRAVLAAQANRQQDTGTDEYAGLRTPAESHGSGRGMAHVPRQNGRAREVPQAVSGRPAHPPKVETDRGLEMNTKEKKLATRSAIAATADPELVAERGHAFDDDLEIPLVVSDDFEDLQKTKEAVEFFETLGVYADVERAEDGKTVRAGRGTTRGRKYTQPKSLLVVTSEEPSLAARNLAGADVATAGEVNAEDLAPGTQAGRLTLWTESAVEEVAGR; encoded by the coding sequence ATGAACGCAACAGTACGAGACCTGGACGGCGACGACGCGGGCGAGGTCGACCTGCCGGACGTCTTCGAGACGCCCTACCGGCCCGACCTCATCAAGCGCGCGGTGCTCGCCGCCCAGGCCAACCGACAGCAGGACACAGGTACAGACGAGTACGCGGGTCTCAGGACCCCGGCGGAGTCCCACGGCAGCGGCCGCGGGATGGCGCACGTGCCCAGACAGAACGGGCGCGCACGCGAGGTGCCGCAGGCCGTCTCCGGCCGCCCGGCGCACCCGCCGAAGGTCGAGACGGACCGCGGACTCGAGATGAACACCAAGGAGAAGAAGCTCGCCACCCGCAGCGCCATCGCGGCGACCGCGGACCCGGAGCTCGTCGCCGAGCGCGGTCACGCGTTCGACGACGACCTCGAGATCCCGCTCGTCGTGAGCGACGACTTCGAGGACCTCCAGAAGACGAAGGAGGCCGTCGAGTTCTTCGAGACGCTGGGCGTCTACGCGGACGTCGAGCGCGCCGAGGACGGCAAGACGGTCCGGGCCGGCCGCGGGACGACCCGCGGGCGGAAGTACACGCAGCCGAAGTCGCTCCTGGTCGTCACCAGCGAGGAGCCGTCGCTGGCCGCCCGCAACCTCGCGGGCGCCGACGTCGCGACGGCCGGCGAGGTCAACGCGGAGGATCTCGCGCCCGGCACGCAGGCCGGTCGCCTCACGCTGTGGACCGAGAGCGCCGTCGAGGAGGTGGCGGGGCGATGA
- the rpmC gene encoding 50S ribosomal protein L29, which translates to MAILHVDEIRDMTPAEREVELEQLETELLNEKAVLAAGGAPENPGRIGELKRTIARLKTVQREEGDLDE; encoded by the coding sequence ATGGCCATCCTGCACGTCGACGAGATCCGCGACATGACGCCCGCCGAACGCGAGGTAGAGCTCGAGCAGCTCGAGACCGAGCTGCTCAACGAGAAGGCCGTCCTGGCCGCCGGTGGCGCCCCGGAGAACCCGGGCCGCATCGGCGAGCTCAAGCGCACGATCGCGCGGCTGAAGACGGTCCAGCGAGAGGAGGGCGATCTGGACGAATGA